A genomic window from Salvelinus alpinus chromosome 10, SLU_Salpinus.1, whole genome shotgun sequence includes:
- the LOC139532359 gene encoding solute carrier family 35 member G2-like, giving the protein MESTHLLDGSKKRVKIHPHTVTAKYAPHTPHTHTHFPQPGDEGYDDAPSFEDFGSFLEETSDKKQLTGTRKWTGKAGALFGGKEKNKDTSPRPPMGGGEGGVEVGGKGAGGGVGEQLASFSEASVSASRLTWASVVLAGLAHGCVCVLTRLAASHFNLPPLTLLLVRSILQLLYGTVPMKRAETAFGSKGYRRKLLLYGLTHSFSLCCAYSSLSFVSLGDDETMLTTWRLATTVLSATLALLLLDERLGLVDLVTVATGVLGLGLALVPNPTGLDENNNGTGSGMPNGGMPNVATPAQQSGQFWREAFGWSLTVLAGLWMSLALVMYRSLKERVSVGTALFTVSWTGCLSTAVSMLLLQQGPVWPASLQAWCVVLGVAVCSAGGFVGVTHGLTRLHPALVSATQGLEVPVAMMLEIAVVPLVPSVCEVVGGVVVVASVGWLVTVKLLPSRGSGRKQREEYEEILDSPIK; this is encoded by the coding sequence ATGGAATCCACTCACCTCCTGGACGGCTCCAAGAAGCGGGTGAAGATCCACCCTCACACTGTCACCGCCAAGTACgccccacacacaccccacacacacacacacttcccccagCCCGGAGACGAGGGCTACGATGACGCTCCCTCCTTCGAGGACTTTGGCTCCTTCCTGGAGGAGACCTCGGACAAGAAACAGCTGACAGGAACCAGGAAGTGGACAGGAAAGGCCGGCGCTCTGTTTGGAGGGAAGGAGAAAAACAAAGACACATCCCCTAGACCTCCCATGGGGGGAGGCgaggggggggtggaggtagGAGGGAAGGGTGCAGGAGGGGGAGTAGGGGAGCAGCTAGCGAGTTTCAGTGAGGCGTCTGTCTCTGCGTCTCGGCTCACGTGGGCCAGTGTGGTCTTGGCGGGGCTGGCtcacggctgtgtgtgtgttctgacgcGCCTGGCCGCCTCACACTTTAACCTCCCACCCTTAACTCTCCTCTTGGTACGATCCATTCTCCAGCTGCTCTATGGGACTGTACCAATGAAACGGGCGGAGACGGCCTTTGGCTCAAAGGGCTATCGGCGGAAGCTGCTCCTGTACGGTCTGACTCACTCCTTCTCCCTCTGCTGCGCTTACTCGTCCTTATCCTTCGTCTCCCTCGGCGACGACGAGACCATGTTGACAACCTGGCGCCTGGCGACCACCGTCCTGTCGGCCACTCTGGCGTTGTTGCTCCTGGACGAGCGGCTGGGATTGGTGGACCTGGTCACCGTAGCGACAGGCGTGTTAGGACTGGGTCTGGCGCTAGTTCCTAACCCAACAGGGCTGGATGAGAACAACAACGGGACCGGGTCAGGGATGCCCAATGGGGGGATGCCCAATGTGGCGACACCGGCACAACAGTCGGGCCAGTTCTGGCGGGAAGCGTTTGGTTGGTCCCTGACTGTTCTCGCAGGACTATGGATGTCTCTGGCTCTAGTAATGTACCGCTCTCTGAAGGAACGGGTCAGTGTCGGCACCGCTCTGTTCACTGTCAGTTGGACCGGCTGTCTGAGCACCGCAGTCTCCATGCTTCTCCTCCAACAGGGGCCAGTGTGGCCGGCCAGTCTCCAGGCTTGGTGCGTCGTCCTGGGGGTAGCTGTGTGCTCTGCTGGGGGGTTCGTGGGGGTGACCCATGGCCTCACCCGACTTCACCCAGCTTTGGTGTCGGCTACTCAGGGTCTGGAAGTACCGGTCGCTATGATGCTGGAGATCGCTGTTGTGCCATTGGTTCCCTCAGTGTGTGAGGTTGTagggggtgtggtggtggtggcaaGCGTGGGTTGGCTTGTTACAGTGAAGCTCCTCCCCTCTCGAGGAAGTGGGAGGAAACAGAGAGAAGAGTACGAAGAGATCCTGGACTCGCCaattaaataa